In Daucus carota subsp. sativus chromosome 4, DH1 v3.0, whole genome shotgun sequence, one DNA window encodes the following:
- the LOC108192535 gene encoding uncharacterized protein LOC108192535 encodes MALNPYNPISTIDPTTYDWSCRVRVQSFWKGLNRESQEFWGLNMLLIDDSNSRIHAFANSKYCDDLLKEIKEGQIYTISNFKVKDYLGDEKFRAVRNKRHIFFTPHTRFKECSGLGLQIENYAFDLFHFDEIEKLADDNRFLIDMVGKVKNIQELIKTKKNEEDKILFKFELSNGSSNLHVTLFDSFGEQLEKEFAQLDIQNLYVIICCARVGRYEGVPHLSNYPATRVFINPKHHSVDDLKKRCSEMKPQTDIVDVPMGQAEVDLPRKLMTVKEIKGIKAETGEAIVLCEVTVKRITDKSAWYFRKCTGCDLELEHDNGKFRCSRPNGCDDTGSIAIIFPDQAITRILDKTVIDLHADCADETEEEKFPEILNSLLKRKYTVNLGINEDNIKKGSTVYEAIDILQDQEKGDSFDPNKTPVAEIQDVSMVTVSETDATTHLTPNTGDSTTMKTRGRKITEALDFNPTDPSALQPLKSVKLENIPK; translated from the exons ATGGCTTTGAACCCCTACAACCCTATTAGCACTATCGACCCGACTACGTATGACTGGAGCTGTAGAGTGAGGGTGCAATCATTCTGGAAAGGACTAAACAGAGAGAGTCAGGAATTTTGGGGACTGAATATGCTCCTTATTGATGATTCG AATTCCAGAATACATGCTTTTgcaaattcaaaatattgtgATGACCTCCTAAAAGAAATAAAGGAAGGACAAATTTACACAATATCTAATTTCAAAGTAAAAGATTATCTTGGTGATGAAAAATTCCGAGCTGTTCGCAATAAAAGACAtatttttttcactccacacaCTCGATTCAAGGAATGCAGCGGTTTAGGATTGCAGATTGAGAATTATGCTTTTGACCTATTTCATTTTGATGAAATAGAAAAGCTTGCAGACGACAACAGATTCCTCATTG ATATGGTTGGAAAGGTGAAAAATATTCAGGAACTCATCAAGACCAAAAAAAACGAAGaggataaaattttattcaagttTGAGCTGTCAAATGGAAG CTCCAACCTGCATGTCACACTTTTTGATTCTTTTGGAGAACAACTAGAAAAGGAATTTGCGCAGCTAGACATTCAAAATCTCTACGTTATTATATGCTGTGCAAGAGTTGGACGTTATGAAG GAGTTCCGCATCTATCAAATTACCCCGCAACTAGAGTGTTTATCAATCCGAAACACCATTCTGTAGATGACTTGAAAAAAAG GTGCTCTGAAATGAAACCACAGACTGATATAGTTGATGTGCCAATGGGACAAGCTGAGGTGGATTTGCCTAGGAAACTAATGACGGTGAAGGAGATAAAAGGAATTAAAGCAGAGACTGGAGAG GCCATTGTCCTCTGTGAAGTGACAGTGAAACGTATAACAGACAAGTCAGCTTGGTATTTCAGGAAATGTACAGGCTGTGATTTAGAACTAGAGCATGACAATGGAAAATTCAGATGCTCCCGTCCTAATGGTTGTG ATGACACAGGTTCAATTGCAATCATCTTCCCTGATCAAGCAATTACTAGAATTCTTGACAAAACTGTCATTGATCTCCATGCAGATTGTGCTGAT GAAACTGAGGAAGAAAAATTCCCGGAAATCCTCAATTCTCTCCTCAAACGGAAATACACCGTCAACCTTGGTATCAACGAAGATAATATCAAAAAAGGTTCGACGGTTTATGAGGCTATAGATATTTTGCAGGACCAGGAGAAAGGTGACAGCTTTGATCCGAACAAAACACCTGTAGCTGAGATTCAGGATGTTTCCATGGTGACT GTATCTGAGACGGATGCAACTACTCATCTAACACCAAACACAGGAGATTCAACCACAATGAAGACTAGAGGAAGGAAGATCACTGAAGCATTGGATTTCAATCCAACAGATCCGTCAGCACTTCAGCCATTGAAGAGTGTCAAACTGGAAAAT ATACCAAAATGA
- the LOC108192726 gene encoding uncharacterized protein LOC108192726, with the protein MASSCVLPRTLYTTASASLTSLLQLSNFRPTSRNRERVNFEDMDIGSSTPMSTLSSLHETSEILDGQPAKCYLQNCDRPVRTPLSEITNNFPRNLSNTSGTRAEIVEGQAAKFVSQNHVTPRTTPLSNITNNLSRNLSNTSADRGKGKSKASTFDPPTLKPFSRNLFDEEFSRDPTTHTVLFDEDLEETRLPASYLSDDSLSDLDTSYEDQYTEEAFDVYGSGESETENTHPNLTKNKKRTTCGSKYLIPEEYATLGAPSKVCSYCNAMMWHEERVNKNVTKGKPLFSICCRKGDVKLPEPMETPEYLRSLYQDEVGGSDFQRSIRLYNAMFAFTSAGGNVDHSINRGRGPYIYRLNGQNHHVFGSLIPDDGDTPKFCQLYIYDTANEVSNRLRWVKVSDEQPVNAEIVDGLIKMLDETNELVKKFRSARDRWENKDICDLKVELKVCRAQNGRENHVSASNEVAGIMVGSSSNTTPDRDIIIEPKFGKLKRVSYIHPKFMALQYPLLFPNGEDGYHDKIPFQSADLSNLKDRDFISMKDYYAYQFQVRHNQSLTTRLGGRLFQQYVVDAFSSIEQTRLWWFRKNQTILRNELYSHICDSVRNGDLSSSNVGKGVILPAGFVASKRYMQQNFRDALAVCRHVGHPDIFLTMTTNPLWDEIQRMMQFLPGCKSENSPDIISRVFRLKLDQLTNDIKKKSFFGTCVGEFQKRGLPHVHMLIWLDSKSKVYLKNNVDKFVSAEIPDPVKDPVGYAAVKAFMIHGPCGLQNTKSPCMKGLKCIRHFPKKYSARTMFDESGFPIYRRRRQNITVHVRNADLDNQWVVPYNRDLLVKYQCHMNIEICCHARSLKYLFKYCLKGHDTATVHVTGKKKKQSNQNGAEPVDEIDAYFDGRYICGAESAYRIFGFPIHYRTISVERLPFHLLGQKNCTFHSSQPLNKVAEREKDRFSKLEAFFHLCTVDVSARQYTYQEIPQHFVWDDGLRNWKPRKRGFQIGRLSYTHHSSGEVWFMRLLLTKVRGPTSFQSLRTVNGVCYDSFRDACKEYGLLDDDKEWHEVLTQCSSGGLPPQIRQLFVHIIVNCKVTDLCNLWTSHWKHMVDDILLKRRRLNKDDSLMLDDKQLQFYALAEIDDLLRSIGKSLKNFPQLPQPPETYLNHGSNNLILEETNYNILEMDLENKKLVSTMNEEQLNVYNAILESVGIAATLMPGGRTAHSRFKIPIVLDELSVCAIGNKSDIAELIRHTKLIIWDEAPMQHRYAFECLDRSLRDIMKSSDLTRAALPFGGITVVLGGDFRQILPVIPHGDRAEILGACITRSYLWNICKIFVLTKNMRLKKGASDVEVNELKEFAKWVLDVGDGKFTTSNKADDGLNEDSIQVPLKFCDLENDNSVENMICSIYPDFVHNSMNPEYLSERAILTPTNQTVGHLNSLIVDMIPGDEVTYYSVDSAEDFGGTEADLHCAFPIEYLNSLSVPGMPAHDLKLKVGVVVMLMRNLNQTLGLCNGTRMIVTKCLKFCVECEVICGSFKGTRHFIPRMELCPSDSLLPFKLVRKQMPLQICYAMTINKSQGQSLKTVGLFLPKPVFKHGQFYVAIRRVTSPRGLKVFIDDDRGFPTNVTQNVVYKEVFYALPR; encoded by the exons ATGGCCAGCTCCTGTGTCTTGCCCAGGACTCTCTACACCACTGCATCAGCTTCCCTAACAAGCTTACTTCAGCTTTCTAATTTCAGACCTACTTCAAG AAACAGGGAGCGTGTGAATTTTGAAGATATGGACATTGGATCATCAACTCCAATGTCTACGCTCTCTTCTCTCCACGAGACAT CTGAGATACTTGATGGTCAGCCTGCCAAATGTTATTTGCAAAATTGTGACAGACCAGTGAGAACTCCCTTATCTGAAATCACCAACAATTTCCCAAGGAACCTATCAAACACCTCAGGCACCAGAG CTGAGATAGTTGAAGGTCAGGCTGCCAAATTTGTTTCGCAAAACCATGTCACACCACGAACAACTCCGTTATCTAATATCACCAACAATTTATCAAGGAACCTATCAAATACCTCAGCCGACAGAGGTAAAGGAAAATCCAAAGCATCAACATTTGATCCTCCCACTTTGAAACCCTTTAGCCGCAACCTTTTTGATGAGGAGTTTAGCCGCGACCCGACCACTCACACTGTACTTTTTGATGAGGATTTGG AGGAGACTAGATTACCAGCTTCATATCTTTCTGATGATTCTCTGTCTGATTTGGACACATCATATG AAGATCAATACACAGAGGAAGCTTTTGATGTTTATGGTAGTGGAGAATCTGAAACAG aGAACACACACCCAAACTTGACAAAGAATAAGAAGAGGACTACATGTGGTTCCAAATACCTTATACCCGAAGAATATGCTACTCTTGGTGCTCCTTCTAAAGTCTGCAGTTACTGCAATGCAATGATGTGGCACGAGGAGCGTGTAAACAAGAATGTCACGAAAGGAAAACCACTATTTTCTATTTGCTGCAGGAAAGGTGATGTCAAATTACCAGAACCTATGGAGACTCCAGAATACTTGCGCAGTCTTTATCAAGATGAGGTTGGAGGTTCAGATTTCCAGAGAAGCATTAGACTATACAATGCCATGTTTGCATTTACCTCTGCTGGTGGGAATGTGGACCATTCCATTAACAGAGGCAGGGGTCCCTACATTTATCGCCTAAATGGTCAAAATCACCATGTTTTTGGCTCTTTAATACCGGATGATGGCGACACTCCTAAATTTTGTCAGCTCTACATATATGATACTGCAAATGAGGTTAGCAACCGTCTGCGGTGGGTTAAGGTGTCTGATGAACAACCTGTGAATGCAGAAATTGTAGATGGATTAATTAAAATGCTTGATGAAACTAATGAGTTGGTGAAGAAATTTCGCAGTGCACGTGATCGTTGGGAGAACAAGGACATATGTGATTTGAAAGTCGAGCTAAAAGTGTGTCGTGCTCAGAATGGCAGGGAGAATCATGTCTCTGCATCGAACGAGGTTGCTGGCATTATGGTTGGTTCTAGCTCCAATACAACTCCTGACCGGGATATCATAATTGAACCaaaatttggaaaactgaaACGTGTGTCCTATATTCATCCCAAATTCATGGCGCTTCAATATCCATTGCTCTTTCCGAATGGAGAGGATGGATACCATGATAAGATTCCATTCCAGAGTGCTGATTTATCAAACCTGAAAGATCGAGATTTCATATCAATGAAAGATTATTATGCGTACCAGTTTCAAGTCCGGCACAATCAAT CTTTGACAACCAGATTAGGTGGGAGACTCTTCCAACAGTATGTTGTGGATGCATTTTCTTCGATTGAACAAACAAGATTGTGGTGGTTTAGGAAAAATCAAACAATTTTGCGGAATGAGTTATATAGTCATATATGTGATTCTGTCAGAAATGGTGATTTGAGTTCATCTAATGTTGGTAAAGGTGTTATCTTACCAGCTGGATTTGTTGCCTCTAAAAGATACATGCAACAGAACTTCCGGGATGCGCTTGCAGTGTGTCGTCATGTAGGCCATCCGGACATATTTTTGACGATGACAACTAATCCATTATGGGATGAAATTCAACGAATGATGCAGTTTCTACCTGGATGTAAGTCTGAGAATTCACCAGATATAATTTCTCGGGTTTTTCGGTTGAAACTTGATCAGCTCACAAATGACATCAAAAAAAAGTCATTTTTTGGAACCTGTGTCGGAG AGTTTCAAAAGCGTGGCCTCCCCCATGTGCATATGCTTATTTGGCTTGACAGTAAATCCAAAGTTTACCTCAAGAAcaatgtagataaatttgtttcGGCAGAGATTCCTGATCCTGTGAAAGATCCTGTTGGGTATGCTGCGGTCAAAGCTTTCATGATACATGGCCCTTGCGGATTGCAGAATACTAAATCTCCATGTATGAAAGGTCTTAAATGTATTAGGCATTTCCCTAAGAA GTACTCTGCACGCACAATGTTTGATGAAAGTGGTTTTCCTATCTACCGAAGACGAAGACAGAACATAACAGTTCATGTTCGGAATGCAGATTTGGATAATCAATGGGTGGTCCCTTATAATCGTGATTTATTGGTAAAGTACCAATGTCACATGAATATTGAGATTTGTTGCCATGCGCGTAGTTTGAAATACCTCTTCAAATATTGCTTAAAGGGACACGATACTGCTACTGTTCATGTGACtgggaagaaaaaaaaacagtCCAACCAAAATGGTGCTGAGCCTGTAGATGAGATTGATGCATACTTTGACGGTCGCTACATTTGCGGGGCAGAATCAGCTTATAGGATTTTTGGTTTTCCTATTCATTATCGTACTATATCCGTAGAACGTCTTCCATTCCATCTTCTAGGTCAGAAAAACTGCACATTCCATTCTTCCCAGCCCTTAAACAAGGTAGCTGAACGTGAGAAGGATAGATTCAGCAAATTAGAAGCCTTTTTCCATTTGTGTACTGTTGATGTGTCTGCCAGGCAATATACTTATCAGGAAATACCACAACACTTTGTCTGGGATGATGGTCTAAGAAACTGGAAGCCAAGAAAAAGAGGCTTTCAGATTGGTCGACTATCGTACACACATCATAGTAGTGGTGAGGTATGGTTTATGAGGTTGTTGCTGACGAAAGTGCGCGGCCCTACTTCTTTTCAGAGTCTGAGAACTGTGAATGGTGTCTGCTATGATTCTTTCCGTGATGCTTGCAAAGAGTATGGTTTGCTTGATGATGACAAAGAATGGCATGAAGTTTTAACTCAGTGTTCGTCAGGTGGTCTGCCTCCGCAAATCAGGCAGCTCTTTGTTCACATTATTGTTAACTGCAAGGTAACAGACTTATgtaatctgtggacatctcatTGGAAGCACATGGTTGATGATATTCTTTTAAAAAGAAGGCGATTAAACAAAGATGACAGTCTGATGTTGGACGACAAACAACTGCAATTTTATGCTCTTGCAG AAATTGATGATCTGCTGAGGTCTATTGGTAAATCGTTAAAGAATTTTCCTCAGCTGCCACAGCCACCAGAGACTTATCTCAACCATGGGAGTAATAACCTCATTTTAGAAGAAACCAACTACAATATTCTTGAAATGGATTTAGAAAACAAGAAGTTGGTGTCCACAATGAACGAGGAACAATTAAATGTCTACAATGCTATTTTAGAGTCTGTTG GGATTGCTGCGACACTAATGCCAGGTGGTAGAACAGCGCATTCCCGGTTTAAAATACCTATTGTCTTGGATGAATTATCAGTGTGTGCCATTGGAAATAAATCAGATATTGCTGAATTAATTAGGCATACAAAACTCATTATATGGGATGAAGCTCCCATGCAACACAGATATGCCTTTGAATGCTTGGATCGTTCTCTGAGGGATATTATGAAATCTTCTGATCTAACTCGCGCTGCTTTACCTTTTGGTGGAATTACTGTGGTCCTAGGAGGAGATTTCAGGCAGATACTTCCGGTCATTCCTCATGGAGACAGGGCTGAGATTCTCGGGGCATGTATAACCAGATCGTATCTTTGGAATATCTGTAAAATTTTTGTTCTTACCAAAAACATGCGGCTCAAGAAAGGTGCATCAGATGTTGAAGTTAATGAATTAAAAGAATTTGCTAAATGGGTGCTTGATGTAGGCGATGGTAAATTTACTACATCTAACAAAGCAGATGATGGATTGAATGAGGACAGTATTCAAGTGCCTCTAAAGTTTTGTGATTTGGAAAATGACAACTCAGTTGAAAACATGATCTGCAGCATATATCCTGATTTTGTCCACAACTCTATGAATCCAGAGTATCTCAGCGAGAGGGCTATCCTGACTCCCACTAACCAAACTGTTGgtcatctcaattctcttattgTAGACATGATTCCTGGTGATGAAGTTACTTATTACAGTGTCGACAGCGCAGAAGATTTTGGTGGCACGGAGGCTGATTTGCACTGTGCATTTCCTATTGAGTATCTTAATTCTCTAAGTGTGCCAGGTATGCCGGCTCATGATTTGAAGCTCAAAGTTGGCGTTGTTGTAATGCTAATGAGAAACTTGAATCAAACCCTTGGCCTTTGCAATGGAACTCGAATGATTGTAACCAAGTGTTTGAAATTTTGTGTAGAGTGTGAGGTTATTTGTGGATCTTTTAAAGGCACACGACATTTTATTCCCCGAATGGAGCTATGTCCGAGCGACTCGCTACTGCCCTTCAAGCTTGTGAGGAAACAGATGCCACTTCAGATCTGCTACGCAATGACAATCAACAAATCCCAGGGACAATCTTTAAAGACTGTTGGTTTGTTTCTGCCAAAACCCGTCTTCAAACATGGACAGTTTTATGTTGCAATAAGACGAGTCACATCTCCTCGAGGCCTCAAAGTTTTTATTGATGATGATCGTGGATTTCCAACTAATGTCACGCAGAATGTAGTATATAAAGAAGTGTTTTATGCTTTGCCAAGGTAG